The following proteins are encoded in a genomic region of Anabas testudineus chromosome 13, fAnaTes1.2, whole genome shotgun sequence:
- the ap1s3a gene encoding AP-1 complex subunit sigma-3a, with protein sequence MRFLLLFSRQGKLRLQKWFTPLTDREKKKVIRDMMLLVLARPPRSCNFLQWRDLKIVYKRYASLYFCAGMEDRDNELLTLEVLHRYVELLDKYFGNVCELDIIFNFEKAYFILDEFLMGGEILETSKAAVGASMEESDTLQETLEEYMSKPAY encoded by the exons ATGCGTTTCTTGTTGCTTTTTAGTCGGCAGGGTAAGCTGCGACTGCAGAAATGGTTCACACCATTAACAGACCGGGAGAAGAAGAAGGTTATCCGGGACATGATGCTGTTAGTGTTGGCTCGTCCACCACGTTCCTGCAACTTCCTCCAATGGAGGGACCTCAAGATTGTTTACAAGAG GTACGCCAGTCTGTATTTCTGTGCTGGTATGGAAGACCGGGATAACGAACTGCTGACCCTTGAAGTGCTCCACAGATATGTTGAATTGTTGGATAAATACTTTGGCAAC GTGTGTGAGTTGGACATCATTTTCAACTTTGAGAAGGCCTACTTCATCCTGGATGAATTCCTGATGGGTGGAGAAATCTTAGAAACTTCCAAAGCAGCTGTGGGTGCATCTATGGAGGAGTCGGACACTCTCCAGGAG ACGCTGGAGGAATATATGAGCAAACCTGCCTACTGA
- the wdfy1 gene encoding WD repeat and FYVE domain-containing protein 1, whose protein sequence is MAAEIHSRPQTSRPVLLNKIEGHSDAVNAAVLIPKEDGVITVSEDRTIRVWLKRDSGQYWPSIYHTVSSPCSCMSYHHDSRRIFIGQDNGAVVEFLISEDFNKMNHVKTYPAHQNRVSDMVFSLESEWVVSTGHDKSVSWMCTQSGSMLGRHYFNAWASCLQYDHETQHAFVGDYSGQITLLKLEKQTYSTITTLKGHEGSVGALWWDPVQRLLFSGASDHSVIMWDIGGRKGRTLLLQGHHERVQALRYLQLTRQLVSCSADGGIAVWNMDTQREEAPQWLDSDSCQKCEQPFFWNIKQMWDTKTLGLRQHHCRKCGKAVCGKCSSKRSTFPVMGFEFPVRVCDACFDTIKEEDRTPLATFHEGKHNIAHMDMDPSRGLMVTCGSDRIVKIWDMTQVVGCSLATGFSPR, encoded by the exons ATGGCTGCGGAGATCCATTCGAGGCCCCAGACCTCCAGACCGGTTCTTCTGAACAAGATCGAGGGCCACTCAGACGCCGTCAATGCCGCCGTTTTAATACCTAAAGAGGATGGAGTGATCACGGTCAGCGAGGACAG AACGATCCGAGTGTGGCTGAAGAGAGACAGCGGTCAGTACTGGCCAAGCATCTACCACACTGTCTCTT CTCCTTGCTCTTGCATGTCATACCACCATGACAGTAGACGCATCTTCATAGGCCAGGACAATGGAGCTGTAGTG GAGTTTCTCATCTCTGAAGATTTCAACAAGATGAACCATGTGAAAACATATCCAG CCCACCAGAACCGTGTGTCAGATATGGTGTTCTCCTTGGAGAGTGAGTGGGTGGTGAGTACTGGCCACGACAAGAGTGTTAGCTGGATGTGCACCCAGAGTGGCAGCATGCTTGGGAGACACTACTTCAATGCGTGGGCCTCCTGCTTACA ATACGATCATGAGACACAGCACGCCTTTGTTGGTGATTACTCAGGGCAGATCACGCTGCTGAAATTGGAAAAGCAGACATATTCCACCATCACTACACTGAAGGGTCATGAAG GGAGTGTAGGAGCTCTGTGGTGGGACCCCGTCCAGAGGCTGCTGTTTTCAGGGGCGTCAGACCATAGCGTCATTATGTGGGACATTGGGGGCCGGAAAGGACGGACGCTATTGCTGCAAGGACACCA CGAACGTGTTCAGGCCCTGCGTTACCTTCAGTTGACGAGGCAGCTGGTGTCGTGCTCAGCTGACGGAGGCATCGCAGTGTGGAACatggacacacagagagaagag gctCCTCAGTGGTTAGATAGCGACTCGTGTCAGAAGTGCGAGCAGCCTTTCTTCTGGAACATCAAACAGATGTGGGACACAAAGACATTGGGGCTTAGACAG CACCATTGCAGGAAGTGTGGCAAGGCTGTGTGTGGAAAATGTAGCTCCAAACGCTCCACATTTCCAGTCATGGGCTTTGAGTTTCCTGTGCGAGTTTGTGATGCCTGCTTTGATACCATAAAGGAAGAAGA tcGAACACCACTGGCCACGTTCCACGAGGGGAAGCACAACATCGCCCACATGGACATGGATCCATCCAGAGGCCTGATGGTCACTTGTGGAAGCGATCGCATTGTTAAG ATCTGGGATATGACGCAGGTGGTTGGCTGTAGCTTAGCAACAGGCTTCTCTCCGCGCTGA
- the LOC113171307 gene encoding DHRS-12_like_SDR_c-like domain-containing protein, with protein sequence MSLYRNSAWFLKGVTEFTRNAFLAASKQFVEKDLEVSVAGRSFLITGANSGIGKATAMAIAKRGGTVHMVCRNKDKAEEARADIVKETGNKEVYVHILDLSETKKVWEFAEAFKRKYKALNVLINNAGSIMSQRDVNVEGLEKSFAVNVLGVYILTKSLIPLLEKSADPRVITVSSGGMLVQKLRIGNLQSDRGRYDGTMVYAQHKRQQVVMTEQLAKTHTNIHFSVMHPGWVDTPAVANAMPDFHRSMKDSLRTPEQGADTVVWLAVSEAAAKNPSGRFYQDRKMVSTHLPLAWTHSSPLEEQKLVSLLDDLAKTFQPH encoded by the exons atgtctctgtACCGCAACTCCGCCTGGTTCCTGAAGGGAGTGACCGAGTTCACCAG GAATGCATTCCTGGCCGCGTCCAAACAGTTTGTGGAGAAGGACCTGGAGGTGTCTGTGGCCGGGCGCTCCTTCTTGATAACAGGAGCCAACAGTGGCATTGGGAAAGCAACTGCGATGGCCATCGCTAAGAGAG GTGGAACGGTGCACATGGTGTGTAGGAACAAAGACAAGGCAGAGGAGGCGAGAGCTGATATAGTCAAGGAGACAGGAAATAAA GAGGTCTATGTCCACATCCTCGACCTGTCTGAGACCAAGAAGGTCTGGGAGTTTGCTGAGGCCTTCAAGAGGAAGTACAAGGCTCTCAATGTCCTG ATCAATAACGCAGGCTCCATCATGAGTCAGAGGGATGTGAACGTGGAGGGGCTTGAGAAGAGCTTCGCCGTTAATGTGCTTG GGGTTTACATCCTCACCAAGAGTCTCATTCCCTTGCTGGAGAAAAGTGCAGATCCCAGAGTG ATCACTGTGTCATCAGGAGGAATGTTGGTGCAGAAGCTGAGGATAGGAAACCTGCAGTCTGACAGAGGGCGCTACGACGGCACCATGGTCTACGCCCAGCACAAA agGCAGCAGGTGGTGATGACTGAGCAGTTGGCAAAGACTCACACGAACATCCACTTCTCCGTCATGCATCCTGGCTGGGTGGACACTCCAG CCGTGGCCAACGCCATGCCAGACTTCCATCGCTCTATGAAGGACAGTCTGCGGACCCCGGAGCAGGGGGCTGACACCGTGGTGTGGTTGGCTGTCTCTGAAGCTGCAGCTAAAAACCCCAGTGGACGCTTCTATCAAG acCGAAAGATGGTATCCACCCACCTGCCTCTGGCTTGGACCCACAGCTCTCCTCTGGAGGAGCAGAAGTTAGTGTCTCTGCTGGACGACTTGGCCAAGACATTCCAACCACACTGA
- the scg2a gene encoding secretogranin-2, with amino-acid sequence MSSLSETSTPGKPFLICFANLLLILLFLSSSGIHAASLREHRLRGSESDSWRGNIQQAPNVDMLKALEYIESLRQRTGSDSQPHSSLSAGYDTSHMDDAEKLRAMLRLASNPTRSKYEEEEEEEEEKDGREDKSEELLQAVLSTLQQTEKTSKPATLRPGVNGAATKDGTYPGVQQKQRGITPHKKLPLMFEDEEEGEGDEEEEDEGPDLEHESPFKRTNENVEEKYTPQNMATLQSVFDELDKLTGAKAMHKRHGEENDVEEEEDDNEEDDDMFNVRNVAYEDVGGDLVDWGPSQEQEEEEEEERERDNKHEVDRGLDYFDDNDEEANEADEEEDEESYPVKRSKDADDVANLVDYYLLKVLEKTEEEEQKREIKEEEEEEERDERRVAQPRYRDNVDPRAIYQLIQISQKYQIPPEDLMDMLKTGEKVNQDSSRKINDLARAHNKLPQISSKKTHKIPETKFYNRRLPDRQQSPEELRTEEILNILGLGGVEDQAPIRKQKQYKSSLSRLHIQPTGRSGEPAPTQRRLPSTLKDEYDDTADEDELAAYLAAQMLAQYPNPVFSNNKASQKRDDVGQGTTGSFEQAIQDYFDQMDPDNSVNEKRQTEDDKKGSDTQMQGFDNEAVLKLLSYLNPETKENGTAAKPAQ; translated from the coding sequence ATGTCGTCACTCTCCGAGACCTCCACGCCAGGCAAACCTTTCCTCATCTGTTTTGCCAACCTTCTCTtaatcctcctcttcctcagttCCTCTGGCATTCATGCTGCGTCACTCAGAGAGCACAGACTGAGGGGAAGTGAATCAGACTCATGGAGAGGAAATATCCAACAGGCTCCTAATGTCGACATGCTCAAAGCCTTGGAGTACATCGAGAGCCTCCGTCAGAGAACTGGCTCAGACTCCCAGCcacacagctctctctctgcaggatATGATACCAGCCACATGGATGATGCTGAGAAGCTGCGTGCCATGCTGAGACTAGCGTCTAACCCTACGCGGTCCAAgtatgaagaagaggaagaggaggaggaggagaaggatggAAGAGAGGATAAGAGTGAAGAGCTGCTCCAGGCTGTGCTCAGCACCCtccagcagacagagaaaacctCCAAACCAGCTACACTTCGCCCCGGTGTGAATGGAGCAGCCACAAAGGACGGCACATATCCTGGGGTGCAGCAGAAGCAACGTGGCATCACACCTCACAAAAAGCTTCCATTAATGTttgaggatgaagaagagggtGAAGGcgatgaggaagaagaggatgaagggCCAGATCTGGAGCATGAGAGCCCCTTCAAACGCACCAATGAGAACGTGGAGGAGAAGTATACACCTCAGAACATGGCAACTCTGCAATCTGTGTTTGACGAACTAGACAAGCTGACTGGTGCAAAGGCCATGCATAAACGCCATGGTGAGGAGAATGAcgtagaggaggaggaagatgacaaTGAAGAGGATGATGATATGTTTAATGTGAGAAACGTGGCATATGAAGACGTAGGCGGGGACCTCGTCGACTGGGGTCCATCacaggaacaggaggaggaagaggaggaggagagggagagggacaaCAAACATGAGGTTGATCGAGGGCTTGATTATTTCGACGACAATGACGAAGAAGCTAATGAGgctgatgaagaggaagatgaggagagcTACCCAGTCAAGAGGTCAAAAGATGCAGACGATGTTGCCAATTTAGTGGACTATTACCTCCTGAAGGTGctggagaaaacagaagaggaggagcagaaacgagagataaaggaagaagaggaggaagaagagcgaGACGAGAGGAGGGTGGCTCAGCCGCGTTACAGAGACAACGTAGACCCTCGGGCCATCTACCAGCTCATTCAGATCTCCCAAAAATATCAGATCCCACCTGAAGACCTGATGGACATGCTCAAGACTGGAGAAAAGGTAAATCAAGACAGTTCACGAAAAATCAATGACTTAGCCAGAGCACACAACAAGCTGCCTCAGATATCCTCGAAGAAGACACACAAAATCCCTGAAACGAAATTCTACAACAGACGCCTGCCTGACAGACAACAGTCCCCAGAAGAGCTGAGGACAGAAGAAATCCTCAACATCCTGGGGTTAGGGGGCGTGGAGGATCAAGCTCCCATCAGGAAGCAGAAGCAGTACAAAAGCTCGCTGTCACGACTTCACATTCAGCCAACAGGGCGTTCGGGGGAACCCGCTCCCACACAGCGGCGCCTTCCCAGCACATTGAAGGACGAGTATGACGACACCGCGGACGAGGACGAACTGGCAGCATATTTAGCGGCTCAGATGCTGGCACAGTATCCCAACCCTGTGTTCAGCAACAACAAGGCGAGCCAAAAGCGGGATGACGTCGGACAGGGCACAACGGGCTCCTTTGAACAGGCCATACAGGATTATTTTGATCAAATGGACCCAGATAATAGTGtaaatgaaaagagacagaCGGAGGATGACAAGAAGGGCAGCGACACACAAATGCAAGGCTTTGATAACGAGGCTGTGCTGAAACTGCTGAGCTACCTGAACCcagaaactaaagaaaatggTACTGCTGCCAAACCTgctcaataa